From the genome of Chloroflexota bacterium, one region includes:
- a CDS encoding ABC transporter substrate-binding protein, with product MKRWMYSALIATATLVGCTQNGALSPAQRSATQASGASPGSRVLTVGIANEPPSVGAVAPIAGGFGSSFSYRPFNELLEIVDDRGIAHPALAEALPVLNTDTWQVFPDGTMLTTYRLKPNLTWHDGAKLTADDFVFSYHVLMTPGLGFINGKSAPLNHIDDVQAPDERTIVIHWTSPFPGADVLQQGGSILGLPALPRHILEGVYRDGSPDAFGAHPYWNTAFIGTGPYKLDRWEFGSFIDASAFDGYVFGRPKIDHLKILFVEDPNVALSYLRAGTILFATDSAIDFPQALELKKDWGPTHRGVFQYTARSLRSIVFQFRPEYVNPKSLLDVRVRKAIAYAVDKQAINEALFGGEGQTIDSIFDNRADFYPQIDAVITKYPLDLRSSERLMNDAGFRKGTDGTYSGPDGRFVADYRSGIGAEGDAERAIIGNTLRQAGFDVTETPQSQAQSRDGEARGTFPGMYGQSTGAGESNQVASLSTDQVAGPANRWTGRNRQGWSNAQFDDLAQQLDTTLDRNRGNQIRVQIAKLVSEEVPEIMMFWNLNPEVFVSDLEGPVQTALLATGGASWNMYQWELR from the coding sequence ATGAAGCGGTGGATGTACTCTGCGCTCATCGCCACCGCCACGTTGGTTGGATGCACGCAAAACGGGGCACTTTCGCCGGCGCAGCGATCGGCCACGCAGGCAAGCGGCGCGTCGCCAGGCTCCCGGGTCCTCACGGTCGGCATTGCGAATGAGCCGCCGAGCGTCGGTGCCGTCGCCCCCATCGCGGGGGGCTTCGGCTCGAGCTTCTCGTATCGACCGTTTAACGAACTGCTGGAGATCGTAGATGACCGCGGGATCGCGCACCCCGCGCTAGCGGAGGCGCTGCCAGTACTGAACACCGATACCTGGCAGGTCTTCCCGGATGGCACGATGCTGACGACGTACCGCTTGAAGCCGAACCTCACGTGGCACGACGGCGCCAAGCTGACAGCCGACGACTTTGTCTTTTCATATCACGTCCTGATGACGCCCGGCCTCGGATTCATCAACGGAAAATCGGCCCCGCTCAACCATATCGACGACGTGCAGGCGCCGGACGAACGAACCATCGTCATTCACTGGACGAGCCCGTTTCCGGGTGCGGACGTCCTTCAGCAGGGAGGATCGATCCTCGGCCTGCCGGCGCTCCCGCGCCACATCCTCGAGGGCGTGTACCGCGACGGCAGTCCGGATGCATTCGGCGCCCATCCATACTGGAACACCGCTTTCATCGGGACGGGTCCGTACAAGCTCGACCGTTGGGAATTCGGATCCTTTATCGACGCGTCGGCATTTGATGGCTACGTCTTTGGCCGCCCGAAGATTGACCATCTCAAGATCCTCTTTGTGGAAGATCCGAACGTGGCGCTCTCGTATCTGCGCGCGGGAACCATCCTCTTCGCCACCGATAGCGCCATCGACTTTCCCCAGGCTCTCGAGCTCAAGAAGGATTGGGGGCCAACCCATCGGGGCGTCTTCCAATACACGGCCCGATCGCTCCGGTCTATCGTGTTCCAGTTCCGACCCGAATACGTGAATCCAAAATCACTCCTCGACGTGAGAGTTCGTAAGGCAATTGCGTACGCCGTGGACAAACAGGCCATCAATGAAGCGCTTTTCGGCGGTGAAGGCCAGACGATCGACTCGATCTTCGACAACCGGGCCGATTTCTACCCTCAGATTGACGCCGTCATTACCAAGTATCCTCTGGACTTGCGTTCAAGCGAGCGGCTGATGAACGACGCAGGGTTCCGCAAAGGAACCGATGGCACATATTCCGGGCCTGACGGACGATTCGTCGCCGACTATCGCTCGGGGATTGGCGCCGAAGGCGACGCCGAGCGCGCGATTATCGGCAACACGCTGCGTCAAGCCGGCTTCGACGTCACAGAAACTCCTCAATCACAGGCGCAGTCGCGCGACGGCGAGGCGCGCGGCACGTTCCCGGGTATGTACGGTCAGTCCACCGGCGCCGGGGAGAGCAACCAAGTCGCGAGTCTCTCCACGGATCAGGTTGCCGGGCCGGCAAACCGCTGGACCGGCCGCAACCGGCAAGGCTGGTCCAACGCCCAGTTCGACGATCTTGCGCAACAGCTCGATACGACCCTCGACCGGAATCGGGGGAACCAGATCCGTGTCCAGATCGCCAAGCTCGTCAGCGAGGAAGTTCCCGAGATCATGATGTTCTGGAATCTCAATCCCGAAGTCTTCGTCTCCGACCTCGAAGGCCCCGTTCAGACGGCGCTCCTGGCAACCGGCGGTGCGAGCTGGAACATGTATCAATGGGAGCTGCGGTAG
- a CDS encoding MFS transporter, which yields MAAPAARANQRLEPAGSLPESPSLLRPLRHRNYRFYWLAQFPSVLAQNMQQVALAWLVLQLTNSPLLLGVTGLMQSAPQIALSFVGGAVADRMDRLRLLMTTQATTALLFLALSVLTLTERVQVWEVMLCAFLLGCVRSFDQPSRQALIPLVIPREEIPSAVPLGNTVWQGTRLVGPAFAGMLIYLIGVGHTFLVACMGFVLALGLFSRIRVEQPPAQMTDRGLIRNMLDGMNFIRTNQIFYALIGLTFFNSVFGMSYVLLLPIFARDILNVGSQGFGLLESAAGLGSLLGTIGVLYLARWGRSGIQALAGSAVFGALLIGFALSPSYALSLAFLFLGGAANQMYMTTINTSLQLNLPEDFRGRVMGVWGLTWSLMPFGGTIAGGIAEVSSPQIAIALGGALVVGLALFIAAALPDVRGLRQEVRSTEGAPLGRAPQ from the coding sequence GTGGCCGCACCCGCTGCCCGCGCCAACCAGAGGCTCGAACCGGCCGGTTCGCTGCCTGAGTCCCCATCGCTCCTTCGGCCGCTGCGGCACCGCAATTATCGCTTCTACTGGCTCGCGCAGTTTCCATCGGTTCTCGCCCAGAACATGCAGCAGGTGGCTCTGGCATGGCTGGTCCTCCAACTCACCAACTCTCCCCTGCTCCTCGGTGTCACGGGCCTCATGCAATCGGCTCCCCAAATCGCGCTGTCGTTCGTGGGAGGGGCCGTGGCAGACCGCATGGACCGGCTCCGCCTCCTCATGACCACCCAGGCGACCACCGCGCTCCTGTTTCTCGCCCTGTCCGTGCTCACCCTCACCGAGCGCGTGCAGGTCTGGGAGGTCATGCTGTGCGCGTTCCTTCTGGGGTGCGTTCGATCCTTCGATCAACCGAGCCGCCAGGCATTGATCCCCCTCGTCATCCCGCGCGAAGAGATCCCGAGCGCGGTGCCGCTTGGCAATACCGTGTGGCAGGGGACAAGACTCGTAGGCCCGGCGTTCGCAGGCATGCTGATCTACCTCATCGGCGTCGGTCACACGTTTCTGGTGGCGTGTATGGGGTTCGTCCTTGCGCTCGGCCTTTTCAGCCGCATACGCGTGGAGCAGCCGCCTGCACAAATGACCGACCGCGGACTCATCCGCAACATGCTGGATGGCATGAATTTTATTCGGACCAACCAGATCTTCTATGCGCTCATCGGCCTCACCTTCTTCAACAGCGTGTTCGGGATGTCGTACGTTCTGCTGCTGCCGATCTTTGCCCGCGACATCCTCAACGTCGGATCGCAGGGCTTCGGCTTGCTCGAGTCCGCGGCCGGCCTGGGTTCGCTCCTTGGGACGATCGGCGTGCTTTACCTGGCCCGGTGGGGGCGAAGCGGCATCCAGGCCCTGGCGGGCTCTGCCGTCTTCGGCGCGCTCCTCATCGGATTCGCGCTCTCACCCTCGTACGCCCTCTCGCTCGCTTTCCTCTTTCTGGGGGGCGCGGCGAATCAGATGTACATGACGACCATCAACACGAGCCTGCAGCTCAACCTGCCCGAGGATTTTCGGGGGCGGGTGATGGGCGTCTGGGGCCTCACGTGGAGCCTCATGCCCTTCGGCGGCACCATCGCCGGGGGCATCGCGGAAGTCTCCAGCCCCCAGATAGCCATCGCGCTCGGCGGCGCGCTCGTCGTCGGGCTCGCGCTATTTATTGCGGCTGCGCTTCCCGACGTCCGGGGCCTGCGTCAGGAAGTCCGATCTACGGAAGGCGCCCCACTGGGACGGGCGCCGCAATGA
- a CDS encoding phospholipase D-like domain-containing protein, with the protein MRRALLAVAILAIAGAAAWGLLDSTRRGQTIVRELPPAARDEASIGAATGAWYELLFTSPSFAEGPAARHNSIEKRLVAMMDQAERTLDVAVYEFDLPSVADAMARSARRGVQVRMVTDSDTLKDTGHAATQKAIETLQSAGVPIVDDNRRPIMHNKFTIADGEWVETGSWNYTMSDTFRNNNDAIFVHSRDLAANFEAEFAKMFDQRKFGTAKSAGVPHPSLSIAGAHVENYFSPEDKPATHVIRWIGSARQQIHFMAFSFTHDGIGDAMLERARAGVSVGGVFEAEDSETRASEFPRMKEAGLDVLQDGNPWRMHHKVIIIDEHVSLFGSFNFSASANRANDENLLVVDDPGLASALEAEYQRVRATAISPPSRRAGS; encoded by the coding sequence GTGAGGCGCGCCCTCCTTGCCGTGGCCATTTTGGCCATCGCTGGAGCGGCCGCCTGGGGGCTTCTCGATTCGACTCGACGAGGCCAGACGATCGTTCGCGAGCTGCCACCGGCGGCGCGCGACGAGGCGTCCATCGGAGCCGCGACGGGCGCCTGGTATGAGCTGCTCTTCACGTCGCCGAGCTTCGCAGAGGGGCCGGCAGCGCGGCACAACTCCATCGAAAAGCGGCTCGTCGCCATGATGGACCAGGCAGAGCGAACCCTCGATGTCGCCGTCTACGAATTCGACCTACCATCGGTGGCCGACGCAATGGCCCGGTCCGCCCGCCGAGGGGTCCAGGTTCGCATGGTTACCGACAGCGACACGCTCAAAGACACGGGTCACGCTGCTACCCAGAAGGCCATCGAGACACTGCAATCGGCTGGCGTTCCCATCGTCGACGACAACCGTCGGCCAATCATGCACAACAAGTTCACCATCGCCGACGGCGAATGGGTGGAGACTGGCTCGTGGAACTACACGATGAGCGACACCTTCAGAAACAACAACGACGCCATCTTCGTGCACTCACGCGACCTGGCTGCCAACTTCGAAGCGGAGTTCGCGAAGATGTTCGACCAGCGGAAGTTCGGAACAGCCAAGTCCGCCGGCGTCCCGCACCCATCGCTCTCGATCGCGGGCGCCCACGTCGAGAACTATTTCTCTCCGGAGGACAAGCCCGCGACCCACGTGATTCGCTGGATAGGGAGCGCACGGCAACAGATCCATTTCATGGCGTTCTCCTTCACCCACGACGGCATCGGCGATGCCATGCTCGAGCGGGCCCGCGCGGGCGTGTCCGTCGGCGGCGTGTTCGAAGCGGAGGACTCAGAAACCCGGGCGTCCGAGTTTCCGCGCATGAAGGAGGCCGGACTCGACGTGCTGCAGGATGGCAACCCGTGGAGGATGCACCACAAGGTAATCATCATCGACGAACATGTGAGCCTCTTCGGGTCGTTCAACTTCTCGGCGAGCGCTAATCGGGCGAACGACGAGAACCTTCTGGTCGTCGACGATCCCGGGCTCGCCTCAGCCCTCGAAGCCGAGTATCAGCGCGTTCGAGCCACCGCAATCAGCCCCCCGTCGCGACGCGCGGGGTCTTGA
- a CDS encoding ABC transporter substrate-binding protein, giving the protein MQPQGAIATAHSEGATPRLAARIGRATDLTGLAHRLLACAVVMAVLVACAPSTAPGTSGSGASQPPAAPSGRTLVVAIRVEPPTITTRPLQTAGIGLYLPSRMFNASIGLLDGDGKVRPYLVDALPQLNSDNWQLSPDGTMTTTYRFKPNVVWQDGAALDADDFVFAWNVYSTKEFGQSGASPFRSIRDVVAQDSRTLVIHWKEPYPDVSFTDGLNTEFPPLPRHILEDSFRSGAMDAFVADPFWTREYVGLGPYRLTQWEPGAYIEAEAFDRHILGKPKIGKIRLDFSSDERAVLSRILAGEVLMTDGTSMGLPEVQVLKQDWIPQGKGNVVIHPNQWRAVHFQNRADIAQPQALLNRTVRKALAHTVDKNALNDALYYGLATPTDSLVAPQSIWGPAAEKGAVKYPYDLKQTDQLMQQAGFRKGPDGVYASPTDGRLSWLTETNAGSDNESEMSILAAGWRQAGFDVQENVLSASEARNPEKRATFPATFSNSQNCCGSALLGFTSANIGTQDTRWAGANRSGWSNADFDRLASAFAQTLDFQEREAQVTSMVHVMTDDMQSISLLIRGQPWVYVSELKGIAIAPPEGNISWNIHEWELR; this is encoded by the coding sequence ATGCAACCTCAGGGCGCCATCGCGACAGCGCATTCGGAGGGCGCGACTCCGCGGCTGGCAGCGCGGATCGGGAGGGCGACGGACTTGACCGGCCTGGCGCATCGACTCCTGGCGTGCGCCGTGGTCATGGCTGTGCTGGTGGCATGTGCGCCCTCCACGGCCCCGGGCACCTCCGGCTCGGGCGCGAGCCAGCCTCCCGCGGCGCCATCGGGGCGAACGCTCGTGGTGGCGATTCGGGTCGAGCCGCCGACGATCACGACGCGGCCGCTGCAGACGGCCGGGATCGGACTCTACCTCCCCAGCCGCATGTTCAACGCGAGCATTGGTCTGCTTGATGGTGACGGCAAGGTCCGTCCATATCTCGTCGATGCTCTTCCTCAGCTCAATTCGGATAACTGGCAGCTCAGTCCCGACGGCACGATGACCACGACCTATCGGTTCAAACCAAACGTCGTCTGGCAGGATGGTGCGGCCTTGGATGCCGACGACTTCGTCTTCGCGTGGAACGTGTACTCGACGAAAGAGTTCGGTCAATCGGGCGCTTCCCCGTTCCGATCGATCCGAGACGTCGTCGCGCAAGACTCGCGCACGCTCGTGATCCACTGGAAAGAGCCGTACCCCGATGTGTCGTTTACGGACGGGCTCAACACGGAGTTTCCGCCCCTTCCCCGCCACATTCTCGAAGATTCGTTCCGAAGCGGGGCGATGGATGCCTTCGTCGCCGATCCGTTCTGGACGCGGGAATACGTGGGGCTGGGTCCCTATCGCCTGACGCAATGGGAGCCTGGCGCCTACATCGAGGCCGAGGCGTTCGACAGGCACATCCTGGGGAAACCGAAAATCGGAAAAATCCGCCTGGACTTTAGCAGCGATGAGCGCGCGGTCCTGTCGCGGATCCTCGCGGGCGAAGTGCTCATGACCGACGGAACGTCCATGGGGCTGCCGGAAGTCCAGGTGCTGAAGCAGGACTGGATCCCGCAAGGGAAGGGGAACGTCGTCATTCATCCGAACCAGTGGCGCGCCGTGCACTTCCAGAATCGGGCCGACATCGCGCAGCCGCAAGCGCTCCTCAACCGAACGGTTCGGAAGGCGTTGGCCCATACGGTCGACAAGAACGCGCTCAACGATGCTCTGTACTACGGCCTCGCCACTCCCACGGACAGCCTCGTCGCGCCGCAGTCGATCTGGGGACCTGCCGCCGAAAAGGGAGCGGTGAAGTACCCGTACGACCTGAAGCAGACGGACCAGCTCATGCAGCAAGCGGGGTTTCGAAAAGGTCCCGATGGCGTCTACGCGAGCCCAACGGACGGTCGCTTGAGCTGGCTCACCGAAACGAACGCGGGGAGCGACAACGAGTCGGAGATGTCGATCCTAGCCGCTGGATGGAGACAAGCCGGTTTCGACGTGCAGGAGAACGTGCTGTCCGCGTCTGAAGCGCGCAATCCCGAAAAGCGAGCCACCTTCCCGGCGACGTTCAGCAACAGCCAGAACTGTTGTGGCAGCGCCCTGCTGGGGTTTACCAGCGCCAATATCGGCACCCAGGATACGCGATGGGCGGGCGCGAACCGGTCAGGCTGGTCGAACGCCGATTTCGATCGGCTAGCGTCGGCGTTCGCGCAGACGCTGGACTTTCAAGAGCGCGAGGCCCAGGTGACGTCTATGGTCCACGTCATGACGGATGACATGCAATCCATCTCGCTCCTGATCCGCGGCCAGCCATGGGTGTACGTTTCGGAGCTCAAGGGGATTGCCATTGCTCCGCCGGAGGGGAACATCAGTTGGAACATCCACGAGTGGGAGCTTCGCTGA
- a CDS encoding ATP-binding protein: protein MRDSDVNLYRPSRLFQEFGPFLGEPGADGTAVSANDIVGAPYRRVLAETTAIVAHQWRNDITRSALKGFLFYGGVGIGKTTMGRRLTYELARIFGGDLFAGEIAQVSETHGHEHADGIGHHHVHEEPHIHGHDPFSPELAGDDVVLVIVDGADIARGRYGDSEEQLRKLFQYAREGEFHGHRHEEDPTRRTVLLFDDVESLFLARSSGGAKEWHFSQNSVFFHAIDELDTSRTAVVLTTNRIDLVDEAIVDRFLPYEFGTPPKDVLEEVARHRAALQKLDDAQLAPVLAAIAKGDDAVKSIRDVERMVTRAYIAGIIAAPVPVGRLP, encoded by the coding sequence GGCTGTTCCAGGAGTTCGGTCCGTTCCTCGGCGAGCCCGGCGCCGATGGAACCGCCGTTAGCGCGAACGACATCGTCGGCGCCCCATACCGACGCGTGTTGGCGGAGACGACGGCGATCGTCGCTCACCAGTGGCGGAATGACATCACGCGCAGCGCGCTCAAAGGATTTCTCTTCTACGGCGGCGTCGGCATCGGCAAGACGACCATGGGGCGCCGCCTCACGTATGAGCTGGCACGGATTTTCGGCGGAGACTTGTTCGCCGGCGAGATCGCCCAGGTATCCGAAACGCATGGCCACGAGCACGCGGACGGCATCGGCCACCATCACGTGCACGAGGAGCCCCACATCCACGGCCACGATCCGTTCTCGCCCGAGTTGGCCGGCGACGACGTCGTGCTGGTGATCGTGGACGGCGCTGATATCGCCCGCGGACGTTACGGAGACAGCGAAGAGCAGCTTCGGAAGCTCTTCCAGTACGCGCGCGAGGGCGAGTTCCACGGCCACCGGCACGAGGAGGACCCGACACGCCGGACCGTGCTCCTGTTCGACGATGTGGAGAGCCTGTTCCTCGCACGCAGCTCGGGCGGCGCTAAAGAATGGCACTTCAGCCAGAACAGCGTGTTCTTCCACGCGATCGACGAGCTGGATACGTCGCGCACGGCCGTAGTCCTGACCACGAATCGGATTGACCTGGTTGACGAGGCGATCGTCGACCGCTTCCTCCCGTACGAGTTCGGCACGCCGCCGAAGGACGTGCTGGAGGAGGTCGCGCGCCACCGAGCCGCGCTCCAGAAGCTTGATGACGCGCAGCTCGCGCCGGTCCTCGCGGCGATCGCGAAGGGCGATGACGCGGTGAAAAGCATTCGTGATGTGGAGCGGATGGTGACGCGCGCCTACATCGCCGGGATCATTGCGGCGCCCGTCCCAGTGGGGCGCCTTCCGTAG